The Patescibacteria group bacterium DNA segment TACTTATACCTTTCCCGGGGGGAGACCAAAGATAAAAATTCAAAAGCCAGGCAGTATATTCTAGCCAATGCTTTTGAGGCTTTGATTGGCTCGATTTATCTGGATCAAAGAATGGGGGCGGTAAAGAAATTTATCACAGAAAAGTTGATTTCAAAGTTAGATAATATTTTGGAAAATCAGCTGTATCTTGATCCCAAAACACGATTCCAAGAAGCGGCCCAGGAAAAAATTGGAGTTACCCCGTTTTATAAAGTGATTAAGGAGTCCGGGCCAGACCATGCTAAACGATTTATTATTGGTGTATTTTTAGAAGATAAAATGATAGCCGAAGGCGAAGGTATGTCTAAGCAAGAAGCCCAAGTTGATGCGGCGCAAAGGGCATTGGAAAAGAAGAAATGGTGAGTGTGGGGTAGTTGGTTAATAAAGTAGATTGTTAATAGAATTAATCAATAAATGTTTAAATTGACCATGATTTAGAATATCACGGCTTTTTATTTTTATAAAGAAATGATAAAGTAAGAATAATAAATAATATCAGCCAAAGGCTGATGAGCCTCTGGCTCAAATAGTAAATAATAAATAATGCAATATGATATTGCCGACCCTATTAAGAGAAAAGAAACTTTGGGAACAAGGCTATGAAAATATAGTTGGTCTTGATGAGGTGGGGAGGGGGCCTTGGGCTGGGCCGCTTTTAGCCGCGGGCGTGGTGGTTCATAGGAATCAAGCTTCAAGCGTCAATCGTCAAGCGATATTCAAGTATGTTAGAGATTCTAAATTATTGAGCTGGAGACAGAGGGAGATGATTTACAATGAGTTGAGTAGTTGTGATTGGTTGGATTGGGCAGTGGGTATTGTAGAGGTTGCGGAAGTTGATACCTTGGGGATTGGCGAAGCCAGTCGTTTGGCAATGAGGCGGGCAATCGGGCAATTAAGTTTACGGCCTGATTTTTTATTGATTGACGCCGTTAAATTGCCAGAATACACTCGGCAGTCCGAAAGTATTATTAAAGGCGATGTTCAGGTATTTTCCATTGCCTGCGCTTCCATTATTGCCAAAGTTATTCGTGACAATATGATGCGCGAGTTAGCGCAAAAATATCCGTATTGGGGGTTTGATAAACACAAGGGCTATGGCACGGCGTTTCATTCGGCGATGATTGAGAAGTATGGTGTGAGCGAGGCGCATCGGAAGAGTTTTAGGCCGATAAAACGTGTGTTGAAGTTGGAGTGACGGGGCGAGCCGCCTTTCGGCCCCGAGCTCTCCTTAAGTCTGAGCGACCTCGGAGTCGAAGACAAGGCCGAGGGGCAGCGAGCTCTGTTATCAGGGATAACGAAGCTCGTTGCGGCTCGCTTTGTCAGTCCGTCTTTCAGTCCGTCCTTCGTCAGTCCGTCCTTCGTCAGCCCGCTTTGTAGTTTTTGTGTAAATAAAAAAAATCCTTTCTTAGTATGTTTACAAAACAAAGTCAATAGTAGTATAATAAAGATAGATTTGCTATTCGTTATTTACTATTTAACTATTTCATTTTTTCTCAGGTGATTTTTTGAATAGTAAACAATAAACAATAAACAATAAACAAAATGACAAATCCAACAAAAATTCCGGGCGGCAACACTTTATTAGACGCGCAAAAAGTTTTAGAAACAGTTGGCATTACTCAAAATATGAAAGTGGGTGATTTTGGCTGCGGCGGCCTGGGTTATTTTACTTTGACCGCGGCTAAGATGGTGGGACGGGATGGCGTTGTTTATGCGGTTGATATTTTAAAGTCTGTGCTGGGGGGAGTGGCCGAGCGGGCTAAGGCTGAAAATTTGGATAATGTAAAAACCATTTGGTCAAACCTGGAAATTTATGGCGCTACAAAAATTGATAATGAGAGCCTGGACATCGGGCTTTTGATTAATATTTTGTTCCAGGCAAAAAAGGACTCTGATATTATTAAGGAGTGCTTGCGCCTGGTTAAACCCGGAGGCAAACTTTTGATTGTTGATTGGAAACAAACAGGAGCGCCGCTCGGCCCCCCGCCGCAGGAGAGGGTTAGCCTAGAAGGAATAAAACAGATAGCGCAAAATCTCGGACTTAAGGAGGAGCAATCATTTGAAGCTGGTCCGTATCATTTTGGCATTATATTTGTGAAGCAAGTGTAACTTATAGTAACTTGCTGTAACTTGCTCGGTCTCACTTCACTCGATTTTGCGTAACTTATTGTAATTTGTTGTTGCTTGTTGTTTTTACAATAAGTTACAATAAATTACAACAAGTTACTATAAGTTACGTTTTTAATTTATGCGCAGAAAAAGGCGGAAAATTCGAAAATATAAAGAAGAAGATATCCCTAAACGTCTGCAACGTCAAAGAAAGAAGAGAGTAGACGATGATTATGAGATGCTGAAACCAAATTTAAGTCCAGTGGTTAAGCGCTGGATTGTGATTGTGGTAGTTTTTGGGCTTGCTGTTTTATCAATTTTGGCTGTTTTGGGCGGCGCCGGAAAATTAGGTGGATATTTAAGGCAAGGACTTTTTCTGCTTTTTGGCTGGAGCGCTCCCATTTTTCCATTTGTTATGTTGTTTTTGGGTTATTTTCTTCTGACCCACAAAAAACGCAATTTGGGTCCTGCCCATTATATTGGTTTTGTTCTGTTGGTTTTAAGTTATTCCGGACTTCTGCACTTGTTTGTTTTGGAAGAGGGCAAAACCGTGATTGCCCAAGGCCGAGGCGGCGGCTATTTAGGATATGCGATTAGCTATCCTTTAAATCAATTGATGGGGGTGCTGGCATCCAGTATAGTTTTGATTGTTTTTTTACTGGTTGCCTTTTTAATTATTTTTGAATCGTGGATTGCCAAGGTTAAGGACAATGGTTTGGAAGCTGGCGCCTGGTGGCGGCTCAAGGGCGTTTTTTCCGGCTGGCGGGAGAGGTTTCAACCAGAGGAAGATGCCGAGGATTCGGCTCAAGAGCGAGAGCAGTATCCCGAGGGCGAGGGTCCGGAAACTAATCAAGATAAGGAAGCGCTGGTTTCAGTCCCGCATCCTGCCCGCGAGGCAGTAAACATTAAGAATGATAGACCAAGTTTTAAAAAGAATCTTTTTAGTCAGGCATCACCAGAGCCATTTATGCCTAAGATTGAGATCCCCATCAAACTTTTAAATGAAAAAGGGGGAAAAGCCAAGAGTGGAGATGTTGAAGCCAGTAAAATGGTTATCCAGAAGACATTGGCTAACTTTGGCATCTCTGTAGAAATGGGAGAAGTTAGTGTCGGCCCGACCGTGACTCAATATACTTTAAAGCCGGCCGAAGGCGTAAAGCTTTCCCAAATTACCACTTTGCAAAATGACCTAGCTTTGGCATTAGCTGCCCATCCCATTCGAATTGAAGCGCCAATTCCTGGAAAATCTTTAGTAGGAATTGAAGTGCCTAACAGAGTGGTGGCGATTGTCACCTTGCGGGAGATTTTAGAACACGATACTTTTAAGCAGCGGAAATCTAATCTTTCGGTTGTTTTGGGTAAAGATGTGGCTGGCCAGCCGTGGATAGCTGATTTAGGCAAAATGCCCCATCTTTTAGTAGCTGGCTCTACCGGCAGCGGAAAAACAGTGTGCCTTAACACGATTATTATTAGCCTGCTTTATCAAAATAATCCCGAAGAGCTGAAGTTTATATTGATTGATCCTAAACGGGTGGAGTTAACGGCTTATAATGGCATCCCGCATCTTTTAACGCCCGCGATTACTGATGTCGGGAAAACTATCAGTGCTCTAAAATGGGCGATTGGCGAAATGGAGCGCCGGTTCCATGTTTTGTCAGAGGTTGGCAAGCGGGATATTTATGCCTATAATGCCGTGGCGCCGGAGAAGATGCCGGTTTTGGTTATAGTTATTGACGAGCTGGCCGATTTAATGAGTGCTTCCGCGGCCGAAGTAGAGGCCTTAATTATTCGTTTAGCCCAGATGGCCCGAGCCGTAGGCATCCATTTATTAATGGCTACCCAGAGACCGAGTGTTGATGTTATCACTGGTTTGATTAAAGCCAATATTACCTCACGGGTGGCTTTTTCTGTGGCCTCAATTATGGATTCGCGAACTATCCTAGATACTTCTGGCGCGGAAAAGCTCCTGGGTCGGGGTGATATGCTTTATATTTCTGCTGCCCTTTCAAAACCCAAACGATTGCAAGGCGCTTATTTGTCTGACCACGAGATTGAGAGAGTGGTGCATTATTTGCGAGAAAGAGGTGAGCCTGATTATAATGCAGAGATAGTGGAAACTACCCAGATAGCCGGGAGACTTGGGGGTGCTAGCGGCGTTGATGTTGCCAGTGGCGACGAGTTGCTGGAGAATGCTAAGGAGACGGTGATGTGGGCTGGAAAAGCCTCAGCTTCGCTTCTGCAACGACGTTTGCGTGTTGGCTACGCTAGGGCTGCGCGCTTGCTTGATTTATTAGAAGAGCAAGGCATTGTTGGTCCGGCTGATGGGGCTAAGCCGCGGGAAGTGTTAAAGATTCCTGATGATGGAACGACAGCCGAGGTAGCTGAAGAAGATGAAGAGGAAGGCGAGTATGAAGATGACGAGGAGGAAGAAGATAATTAATAATTAATAATTGAGTATGGTGACTGGGAATGGTTTAATTATTAATTATCAATTATTAATTATCAATTATCAATACGCCATGTCTACCTTTATCAAGAGGAGGATTATTGCGCAAGAGACTTTGGGCGAGCACTTACGGAAGATAAGAGAGGGGACGGGATTGAGTTTGCGAGAAGTGGAGAAGGCAATTTGTCTAAAGCGGGAGTATTTAGAAAGCTTAGAAAGCGGGAACTATCTGGATTTGCCTGGGGAGATTTATGTTAAAAATTTTTTAAAGACCTATGGGTCTTTTTTGGGTTTGGATGAGGGGGAAGTAGTTATGTTATACGAGCAGGAGCAAGGAATCGTCAACCATGCCTTAATGAACCGTCTCCTGCTTGGCTCGCGGGATCTTTTTGGCAATAAGATTAAGCAAGAACAAGCCCCCACCATGAGGCAGGGCTTAAGATTATGGGGAATCACTCTATCCTCAATTATCAAAAGAATAATTATTTTAGTTTTGATTTTGGCTACTCTTGGATATTTGGGTTTTGAGATCAGGAAAATTTTGATGCCTCCGGACTTGACGGTTCTTGCGCCAGTTGATAATTTAATAACTAAGGAAACCTCCATTACCTTTATCGGCAGTACTGTCAGTAATGCGACAGTTATGATTAATGATCAAGAGGTATTGCATAATGTAGATGGCGGTTTTGAGGAAACAATTGATTTAAAGCTGGGATTGAACGAGATTAAGATTTCTGCTTTTAAAAAACATAGCCGGCCGAATGTTGTTTATAGGAGGATAATGGTGGTAGAGTAGGAAATTAAATACAAAATATAAAAATATTGTTAAATTGTTGTGATTGAGCAATGTAACAATTTAACAATGTAACAATTAATTTTGGATCTTTTATTTTTTATATTTTATTTTTTATTATAAAATCTATGCCAAAAGAAAAAAGGGAGGAAAAGAAAATCAGTGAAGAAAGTGATAAATTACAAGCTGCGGAAAATGCCATTAGTCAGATAAAAGAAAAATTTGGTGACGGTTCAATTATGAAGCTGGGCGAGGCTCATAAGACAAATGTTGATAGCATCCCAACCGGTTGCCTTTCGCTTGATATTGCTTTGGGCGTTGGCGGCGTGCCGCGGGGCCGGGTGCTTGAAATTTTTGGACCAGAAATGAGCGGTAAATCAACTTTGGCCCAGCATATTGTGGCCGAGGTCCAGAAGCGAGGAGGCATTGCCGCATATATTGATGCGGAACACGCGCTTGATCCTGATTATGCCAAAAAATTGGGAGTGAAAGTTGACGACCTTTTCATTTCCCAGCCAGACACCGGGGAGCAGGCTCTAGAAATTGTAGAAACCTTGGTGCGGTCCAATGGAGTGGATGTGATTGTGGTGGATAGCGTGGCGGCCTTGGTGCCCAAAAGAGAGATTGAAGGCGAGATGGGGGACCAGCACATGGCTTTGCAGGCGAGGCTGATGAGCCAGGCCCTAAGGAAGCTGGCCGGGATTATCGGCAAGACAAATACAGTGGTGATTTTTATAAACCAAATAAGAATGAAAATCGGGGTATTTTTTGGCAATCCGGAAACCACCCCCGGCGGCACAGCCTTAAAGTTTTATTCATCCGTGAGAATTGAGGTCCGGCGCTCTGCTTTGATTAAAATGGGAGAAAAAGTGATTGGCAACCGAGTCCGGTGTAAAGTAGTAAAAAATAAAGTGGCCGCCCCTTTTAGGGCTTGTGAATTTGATATTATGTATAATGAAGGAATTTCCTTGACCGGCGATTTAATTGATTTGGGGGTTCAATACGAGGTTGTAGCTAAAAGCGGCAACAGCTACAGTTTTGAAGGAGAAAAGCTGGCATTAGGAAGAGAAGCAGCCAAGCGCTCCTTAAAGGAAAACCCAAAGATGATAAGAGAGATACGGAAAAGAATTTGGGAGAAGGTGCGATTAGCAGAGCAAGAAGACAACAGGTAGTTTTATGACAGTCTTAAGTTGGACTTGTTAAAGTTGTATCAATACGGTAGTTAATGGGTTCGGCAAGCTCACCACAAATAGAGCTAATAATTTTAAAATACAAAAACCCCGTGGAGCGCGGGGTTTTTGCTTGGTAAAAAAGCCCAGTCCTTTTAAATGTGGACTGGGTTGTTTTGAAATTTAGTAGAGCTTATGGAGTAAGACGTAATCTACCCCATCGTAACTGAATTTACGCAAAGGGTGGAATTTTTTCAGTGGCGAAGTTTGTAACCAATGAGAGGAAATCAGGACATAATCTATCCTCCCTTTTTCTAAGTTTTTAGCAATGTCTTGTTCATTATTATCGCGTTTAATCGTAATGCACTCTTCAGGAAACCCGAGGAGCGCCTGCAGATGCAACTTGATGGAGTCGTCGTCAATTCGGGTTTGTACGACAGTGGCTACAACAATAGGCGTTTGTTCTCCTTCTCGCGGCATAGTAGCAACGCAACTTAAGACAAACAAACTGGCCAGCAAACACATTATTCTTCCTCGCAACATCGTTCACTATCCCCTTTCATTTTTCAATGATTTTGAAGTTTGGGAATCCTCCCTACATTCTCTCAACGTACTCCCCAGTCTCTGTGTTTATCCGTAATACATCCCCCTCTTTAACAAACAAGGGAACCTGGATTTGCATTCCAGTTTCCAAAGTTATAGTTTTAGTAACCGAACCCTGGGCTGTATCGCCGCGGATGCCGGGTGGCGCTTGGGTAACTTTAAGCTCAACTTTAGCCGGCAGGAAAATTGAAACCGGCGTGTTTTTAAAATCTAAGACATCCACATTTTGGCCTTCTTTTAGCAATCCGGCTTCCGTGCCCAGCTGTTCTTTGGTTAAGAAGAATTGGTCATAAGTTTCCTCGTTCATAAAGTGATATTCATCACCCTGGTTATACAAAAAATTGGCTTTACTTCGTTTAAGCTCAGCGGTTTCTACTTTGTCTCCTTGTTTATAGGTTTTTTCTAGGACTTTACCACTAATCAGACTGCGGATTTTTACGCGGACACTGGCACCGCCGCGTCCCATATGCTTGTGTTCGGATTTAAGTACAGCATAAGGTTCGTCATCGATTTGGATTTCAGTTCCTATTTTTAAATCGTTAATGGTTAACATGGCGTATTATTTATCTTTTCACTATCTTGAAATAAAAGGAATCAAACCCATAATGCGGGCTCGTTTAATGGCAGCGGCTATTTTGCGCTGATGTTTGGCGCAAAGTCCGCTCCGCCGTTTAGGCACGATTTTATTATAAGAAGAAATAAATTTTTGGAGGATTTGGATGTTTTGATAATCTATTTCTTTGATGCCGTTAATACAAAAGTAACACGGCTTTTCTTTGATGATAGTATTGGTTTTTCTAGGCATATTCTTTTTATTTACTATTTACTATTCACCGGGCAAGCGCCAGCGCTACCCCATAATAATTAAAGAGGAGAAAGAATAGTAAATAGTAAATAGTAAATTTATTAATTTACTATTTACTATAAACAGGAGATCCTAAAGATTAAGCATTATCTTGATTTTCTATACCTGGGGGTTTCCTAAAACGGTACTTCTTCTACATTAACTTCCTCGTCACCAGTTGGCGGTTGAGAGGCTTCGGACTGGGTTGGCTCTTCTGTTGGTGATGGAGGCGGTGTTTCGGTCATGGGTGCGGGTTCATTAGCGCCTTTCGTATCAAGCATAATCATATTATCAGCAACAATTTCTGTGCGATAGCGCTTGATACCGTCTTGGCCATCCCAGCTCCTTGTTTGCAAGCGGCCTTCAATATAAATTTTTGAGCCTTTGCGTAAATATTGACCGCAGATTTCTGCCAATCTTCTCCAAGCAACTATATTGTGGAACTCTACTGCTTCTTGTTTTTGACCGGCAGCATCGGTCCAAACTCTGTTAGTAGCGAGTCCAAAAGAGGTAACTGTGTGGCCCGAAGGAATAGTCCGAGTCTCTGGGTCGCGCGTTAGGCGACCAATAATCATGGCTTTGTTTAAATCCATACTTTTTTCCTTATACGAATAGCTACGAATAAATGACGAATAGCAACAAATTGCGAATTACGAATTTTTGAATCCGTGATCCGTGGCCATCCGTTTAAATCCGCGGCAATTCGTTTATAATTATATATCTTCTTCTAATATTTTATCAAGCTTTTTACCCAACTCATCCAGGCTGATTTTCGGTCTAGCTGATTTCTTTTGCTTGGTTGTTGGCCGGATCTCTTTTTGGATAGTTTCGGTAATTTCGGGGATTTTTTGATTCGGTATTTTTTCTAAAACAGCCTTGTTTTTTTCAATTGTTTTTTTTCTTTTAGCTTCACCCACTGTGGGTTTGTAGCCGCCGGGCCTTTTCTTAGTAACTTGAAATCTTAAAACCTCGGGAACGAGCTTGAGTTCTTTGGTTAATTTTTCTATAGTTTCGGGATTAGAATCAACTTCATTGGCAATAAAATAGCCATGCCGGACATGTTTTATAGGATAAGCCAATTTTCTTTTGACTAGTTTTTCCTCATGAACGATTTTGCCGCCAGTGGATTTGATCAGGTTATTTATTTTATCAATAATTGGCTTAACTTCTTTCTCGGTGAAGTTCACCGGAATAATGTAAAGCAGTTCATAGTGATTAAGCATATGGTCTTTGGCTGATTAGTTAATGATGAATAAAGAGAATGGTAGAATTATTTTACCACACCTTGTTGTAAAATGCAAATTTTAGGTATAATATAATAATGGGACCGCGCTTCCAATGTCAGATTATCAGATTAAATAATTATTATCAAACTATGCAACACTTTTTTATTTTAGGGAAAACCCCGGATTTGTCAATAGTTGAGCTTCGGGAAATGTTTATAAAAAAAACGTCTAAGCCGGGAGCATCATGGCGACGGCCAGGCGAGTCGGTATTAATCGTGGATTCGCAAAAAGAATTTGACCACGAGGCTATAATTAAACGTTTGGGCGGGACAGTCAAGGTGGGAAAAATTGTAAAACAGTTAAATCGTCTGCAGGAGATAGAACCCCAGGTTATCACCCAGTTGATTTTAAACCACGTTAGCTTGGAGAAGAAGATCTATTTTGGTTTTTCCCCAGAGGGTGGGACAGACCCCAAATTTTGTTCAGCCTCTTATAGAAGCGAAGGTGTTTTTAAAAAATTAGGATTGGCAGTAAAAAAAGGTTTAAAAGACAAGGGTATCAGCTCTCGTTTTGTTACTTCCAAAGATAAGAGCTTGTCTTCTGTGGTGGTCCAAAAGAACAAATTAGTTTCCCCTCGGGGCATAGAATTGGTTTTTATTTTTGATCGTGAGCAAGTTTTTATTGGACAAACTTTAGCTGTTCAGGATTTTAAAGATTATTCTTTTCGTGATTATGCCAGGCCTTCCCGGGATTTGAGAGTGGGGATGCTGCCGCCAAAGTTGGCCAAGATGATGATTAATATAACAGGGCTAAATTTTGATAAAGTTATTTTAGATCCTTTTTGCGGCGGAGGAACAATTTTGCAAGAAGCTTTGCTCATGGGTTACGAGCAGGTGATTGGCGGCGACATTAACCAGAACATGTTAGGAGGGGCTTTAAATAATTTAAGCTGGATTAAGGCTAAGTATAACTTACTTGATTTGAGCCGGCACTACCAGTTATATCGCAGTGATGCTTCCAAGCTTTCGCAGGTGGTTCCTCACGGATCGGTTGATGGTATTGTTACCGAGCCCCACCTTGGTCCGCCCCTAACAGGCAAGGAAAATGCCAAGCAATTAGTAAGGGTAACCAGCGAGCTGTCCGAGTTGTATGTCGGCGCTTTCCGAGAATTTAAAAAGGTTTTGCGAAAGGATGGCGTGGTAGTGATGGTTTGGCCGGTGTTTATTTCTAATCATTCTCGGCCTTCGCCTAAACATCCGCAGGCCGGAAGATTGTCCATTGATATTTTACCGCAGGTTGAAAAGCTTGGCTTTGAATCGGTCTTGCAAAAAGAGCAGCCTGATTTAGCCAAAACAACAGACCGGGGTTCTATTATCTATTCGCGGCCAGACCAGTGGGTAGCGAGAGAGATATTTAAATTTCGGGTAAAAAAATCGTAGAGACAAGGCAGTGCCTGGTCCCTACGGTTTGTCTAAAAAATAAAAAAGGACTCCATTACTTTTTAACTGGAGCCCTTATTGTTTTGTGACAGTTGGTCTATTGTATATTGATATTCTAAACGAATTAGCCATTAAGATGAATAAATGCCGCCATTGATCCTTGGATAGAGATTCGCATACTAGTTTCTCTTTTTTTTCTACCATGCCTTCCGACCATTCCGGATGAAGAAGGTGCAGACATTCATGAATTAGGGTTAGAAGTATATCCCACTTAGGATTTATATAGATTATCTTGTCTGATGGTTCAATTATTCCTTGTCTGGACGGGTTTGTATCAAAATCAATCTCATAGTTTTCTAATTTGAGAAGATTATATATTCTTCGCCATAATTTTTGGGCTTTATTTGCCATTTAATCCTCCTCTCGGCCGTATGTCGCGGCAGTTGGGATACTTTGGGAATCGTATTATTTTTATTACTCCTTTTTTTGTAGGGATGGCCGTGCCTGGTTTCCCACATATCAATCAGAATCTTTCGCGCTTCTCCACATAATGCATCCAGTGCCCAGCGGTCGGCTTCTTCTTGGTCGCCAATGCCCGCAATAACATGGGCGCGCTCGTGGGCAATAATAATTTCTCGTTTGACGGGCTCCAAAG contains these protein-coding regions:
- the rnc gene encoding ribonuclease III codes for the protein MKDFSSLEKKLGVKFKNQDLLKQALVHRSYLNENSGFKLSHNERLEFLGDAVLELVVTEHLYKKYPNPEGELTNWRASLVNSNMLAELAQEVKLEEYLYLSRGETKDKNSKARQYILANAFEALIGSIYLDQRMGAVKKFITEKLISKLDNILENQLYLDPKTRFQEAAQEKIGVTPFYKVIKESGPDHAKRFIIGVFLEDKMIAEGEGMSKQEAQVDAAQRALEKKKW
- a CDS encoding DNA translocase FtsK, which gives rise to MRRKRRKIRKYKEEDIPKRLQRQRKKRVDDDYEMLKPNLSPVVKRWIVIVVVFGLAVLSILAVLGGAGKLGGYLRQGLFLLFGWSAPIFPFVMLFLGYFLLTHKKRNLGPAHYIGFVLLVLSYSGLLHLFVLEEGKTVIAQGRGGGYLGYAISYPLNQLMGVLASSIVLIVFLLVAFLIIFESWIAKVKDNGLEAGAWWRLKGVFSGWRERFQPEEDAEDSAQEREQYPEGEGPETNQDKEALVSVPHPAREAVNIKNDRPSFKKNLFSQASPEPFMPKIEIPIKLLNEKGGKAKSGDVEASKMVIQKTLANFGISVEMGEVSVGPTVTQYTLKPAEGVKLSQITTLQNDLALALAAHPIRIEAPIPGKSLVGIEVPNRVVAIVTLREILEHDTFKQRKSNLSVVLGKDVAGQPWIADLGKMPHLLVAGSTGSGKTVCLNTIIISLLYQNNPEELKFILIDPKRVELTAYNGIPHLLTPAITDVGKTISALKWAIGEMERRFHVLSEVGKRDIYAYNAVAPEKMPVLVIVIDELADLMSASAAEVEALIIRLAQMARAVGIHLLMATQRPSVDVITGLIKANITSRVAFSVASIMDSRTILDTSGAEKLLGRGDMLYISAALSKPKRLQGAYLSDHEIERVVHYLRERGEPDYNAEIVETTQIAGRLGGASGVDVASGDELLENAKETVMWAGKASASLLQRRLRVGYARAARLLDLLEEQGIVGPADGAKPREVLKIPDDGTTAEVAEEDEEEGEYEDDEEEEDN
- a CDS encoding ribonuclease HII — its product is MILPTLLREKKLWEQGYENIVGLDEVGRGPWAGPLLAAGVVVHRNQASSVNRQAIFKYVRDSKLLSWRQREMIYNELSSCDWLDWAVGIVEVAEVDTLGIGEASRLAMRRAIGQLSLRPDFLLIDAVKLPEYTRQSESIIKGDVQVFSIACASIIAKVIRDNMMRELAQKYPYWGFDKHKGYGTAFHSAMIEKYGVSEAHRKSFRPIKRVLKLE
- a CDS encoding helix-turn-helix domain-containing protein translates to MSTFIKRRIIAQETLGEHLRKIREGTGLSLREVEKAICLKREYLESLESGNYLDLPGEIYVKNFLKTYGSFLGLDEGEVVMLYEQEQGIVNHALMNRLLLGSRDLFGNKIKQEQAPTMRQGLRLWGITLSSIIKRIIILVLILATLGYLGFEIRKILMPPDLTVLAPVDNLITKETSITFIGSTVSNATVMINDQEVLHNVDGGFEETIDLKLGLNEIKISAFKKHSRPNVVYRRIMVVE
- the recA gene encoding recombinase RecA → MPKEKREEKKISEESDKLQAAENAISQIKEKFGDGSIMKLGEAHKTNVDSIPTGCLSLDIALGVGGVPRGRVLEIFGPEMSGKSTLAQHIVAEVQKRGGIAAYIDAEHALDPDYAKKLGVKVDDLFISQPDTGEQALEIVETLVRSNGVDVIVVDSVAALVPKREIEGEMGDQHMALQARLMSQALRKLAGIIGKTNTVVIFINQIRMKIGVFFGNPETTPGGTALKFYSSVRIEVRRSALIKMGEKVIGNRVRCKVVKNKVAAPFRACEFDIMYNEGISLTGDLIDLGVQYEVVAKSGNSYSFEGEKLALGREAAKRSLKENPKMIREIRKRIWEKVRLAEQEDNR
- the rpsR gene encoding 30S ribosomal protein S18, which translates into the protein MPRKTNTIIKEKPCYFCINGIKEIDYQNIQILQKFISSYNKIVPKRRSGLCAKHQRKIAAAIKRARIMGLIPFISR
- the efp gene encoding elongation factor P; amino-acid sequence: MLTINDLKIGTEIQIDDEPYAVLKSEHKHMGRGGASVRVKIRSLISGKVLEKTYKQGDKVETAELKRSKANFLYNQGDEYHFMNEETYDQFFLTKEQLGTEAGLLKEGQNVDVLDFKNTPVSIFLPAKVELKVTQAPPGIRGDTAQGSVTKTITLETGMQIQVPLFVKEGDVLRINTETGEYVERM
- a CDS encoding single-stranded DNA-binding protein, producing MDLNKAMIIGRLTRDPETRTIPSGHTVTSFGLATNRVWTDAAGQKQEAVEFHNIVAWRRLAEICGQYLRKGSKIYIEGRLQTRSWDGQDGIKRYRTEIVADNMIMLDTKGANEPAPMTETPPPSPTEEPTQSEASQPPTGDEEVNVEEVPF
- the rpsF gene encoding 30S ribosomal protein S6; its protein translation is MLNHYELLYIIPVNFTEKEVKPIIDKINNLIKSTGGKIVHEEKLVKRKLAYPIKHVRHGYFIANEVDSNPETIEKLTKELKLVPEVLRFQVTKKRPGGYKPTVGEAKRKKTIEKNKAVLEKIPNQKIPEITETIQKEIRPTTKQKKSARPKISLDELGKKLDKILEEDI
- a CDS encoding class I SAM-dependent methyltransferase is translated as MTNPTKIPGGNTLLDAQKVLETVGITQNMKVGDFGCGGLGYFTLTAAKMVGRDGVVYAVDILKSVLGGVAERAKAENLDNVKTIWSNLEIYGATKIDNESLDIGLLINILFQAKKDSDIIKECLRLVKPGGKLLIVDWKQTGAPLGPPPQERVSLEGIKQIAQNLGLKEEQSFEAGPYHFGIIFVKQV